The nucleotide sequence TTAGTATTTTTTGAGGTTCATGATTACTGTTTTTTCAGGTTTTTGTTGTGATTTGTGAAATTAGATTGGTGCTTCGGGTTATTTTGATGTTTGGTGTCGAGGTGATTTCTTGATTGTCGTTAAATTAGATTGGTGCTTCGGGTTATTTCAATGTTTGGTGTCGAGCCGGTTTGTTGATTGATGAGTAGGGTGGGGATTCAAGTCGTGACTATTGGTCGTGATGGATATTAGGTGTGATTTTACGGTCATAGTTTCTTTCTATGCTACATTTCTACATTTTACTATACCACCACTTGGTTAGATTGTGTGATCGACGGGTATTATCTCGAATTTCGTAGTGTTGGTCGTGGTTATATTTTCACATGTTGGTGTTGATTTGGACGGCAGATAGAAGCTTAGATTATTAGATTTTAGCCTTTTTTGTTGTAATTTTCGAGGATGGTAGAGTCGTCGAATCGTGAATCTTGATTATATCATTTAGAATTATTGTAACTACTAGCATCTTGCtagtattatcagtattatttttatttataaaaaagttgttgcttttcaaaaaaaatattagtatttttttttaatccGTTCAATAGCGTAATTATTTCAAATTTCGTACAATTTGCCAAAAATATTACGGAGTACAATAAACAATAGACATGATAGTGAGCTGCTTCCCTCTTCATAATAACTCGAGCTCCATAACATTACCTTCATTGTCcctcacactctctctctctctctctctctctctctctctctctaactaATTCTCTGTAAAATCAGTGTGTATATGAGAAGAAAACAGCAGACAATAATTCAAACGCTACCCACAAATTATTAATAAAAACAAACAAAATCAATATATCCTTCCATTTTTCTTCACCACTCAATTTAAGTATTATATCCTTCTTTTATTTTAACACTATTTTCTCCATATATAATTTTATCAGATCTAAATTTAACTAGTAGCTGCAATTTCAGTTTGTGAAATGGAAGACGACGACAGCGGTGGACGGAGCCGACGGTACGACTACGGCGGAGAAACGAACGGTATAACCCTAGGTGGAATCCTATCGATTAAACAAACGCCGCCGTACAGAATTCATGATCGGACGTTACTAGATCTAATTCGCGATGATCCGAATTACGGTAAGAAATCGAATAACACGTGGAAGATGCTCCGGCAGAAACTCCGGTTAAGACGCGCCGGAACCGCTTGTACGGCCGCTGTTCCTACACTCGCTTCTCATGTTCATGTTACCGGTGATAGTAACCGTACGGAGACGAGAAACAGCACGGCGGAGGTGAATTCCGTCGTTAACACCAATTTGTCACCGTGGTGGTTGAATTCACCGCCTGTGAGTGAAAGTAATGTTAACACTGGTAATGTTATGAATAATCAAACTGAAATTGTACGGACTGAGTCGCCGGTGGAGGAAATAGAGCCAATATTGACGGAGGAAGCTCGGAGCCGCGGCGGCGGTGGAGGTGAAAGTAACGAACGGCCGGCGTCGGCGAGGATGTCGTTAATGTCGTTACTGGAATTTGATGGATCTAGTTTTCTGGTAAATGATGAGGAAGAGGTTGATGACGTGACGGTGGAAGACGGTGGTACAGGAGGaggtgttggtggtggtgataaTAAGTACAATAACTGTTGCGTGTGCATGGTAAGACATAAGGGCGCAGCTTTTATCCCCTGTGGTCACACATTTTGCAGACTCTGTTCAAGAGAGCTGTTTGTGAAAAGAGCTAGTTGTCCTTTGTGTAATCACTTCATTGTTGAAATTCTTGATATTTTTTAATTTAAAAAAGTAAGTATAAAAATGAAATTTTATTTTTACACGCTATCTTTAATCTTTATTTTTTTGGTTTTAAATTTTGTATTTTTCCTATATTACATTTACATGGTAGTTCAATGCATTTATTTATAACCACAAATTTATGAGGCATTTAATCGACGAGTATCAACTCTTCAAAATTTTTAAGGGGTGACCACAAATCCAGCAAATATTTTAGATTGGATATAATTATGCATGTTTAATTTGTCCGCTACAAATTCTATGTAcataataattaaagttttatcaaaatATTCGAAGAAATATtggaatatatttgatcatatgaCCCATATGTTTTATCATGGGAGGCCCGGAAGGGGTGCAAGGTGTTCGATCGCTCAGGCCCATGATTTTCAGGGGTTCAATTTTTCTATATATAATCGGAGATTtgagaagtaaaatgaactttagaTCTAAGGTCCTATCAATATGCTATACGTCACCTCGGTAAATTTCATTGATCTGTATTCATAGGGGCCTTTTTTTATCACCTCGCTCGGGGCACTGGAAAACTCAGGACCAGCCATGTGTTTATGCAAACAATTATGCGTGCATCAAAGGTGCGCCGTGCGCATAACGAATTTAACACAACGCATTAACATAAGGCACAGTACGCAATTTCGGGCACACTATAAATAGAAAGATAATAACCTCATCTTGATGTAAAATAACTTGCATACATGAAAGGTATTTGCATACATGAAAGGTATGAATATCATTGTACTTTTCAAGTATTAATTGAGTGATTACATGAGTCGTTACAAAACGGGACATGATGATATAACATTTCATGATAATGATCATGAATTTATAAGCTCCTTAAAACGTAATGTTATAATTTGTGCACTCGATTCCATTTTTATCTATACAACTGAAATAGTTTAGATCAATATTTTTACTCAATTACTAGGACACTTAAAATAGAATAGCAGTTTGACCTAATCGTAACTATCATAACCTACTCTTAGTTCTTTCTTAGCTTAAAAGTCGATTTATGTATTCGAGGACTTctgctattttattttttttgttaaaattTCATAATGTGATTTTGGTAATGCATATTCCGTTAGACACGTGTTTACGTGTATTTATTTAACTCGTATTTTTGTAATATAagaatttatttataatttatagtaattaatatatatgtatatgtataaaatataaataacataCAAAAAACATTCAACATATTAATATCGGACACAGGTTTACAAAAGCTTTATAATACTTCTTTCGTCCCATATTAATTATTTATAGATAAAAaaacataaaattttaaaattatcaTATGATTAGATTGTACATTTTTTGTTTTATACAATTTCATCACATAATTttatctctctcttttttttttgaaaggcaataataattatattaaattgaTAAAAACTAGCAAAATGCTAGGAATACAAAGCGAATTACATATAACACGACCTCCACCAAACCTTCTACAATGCAATGACTTCAACACGAAACGACTAGCACACAACAAGCTAAATAAAAAACATACAACATCAACGATTCTAAAACTCACTCGAACACGAATTCTAACAAAAAGTTACTACAAATGAACGGGCCAACAATCTAAGGAAACCCCTTGTTAACCAAAACATATCACAATACCACTTAAGGGCAAGCACCCAATTTAAATCATGAAAGCAGAGCACACTTACAACGACCCGAAAAACCCACGATAATCTAAACCAAAGATCCGATCACACATTCAAACCGAGTGGTGATAATGTAGTATGTAAATACGATTAACAAAGAAAAAACCATTCAATAGATTGAACACCACGTGACGAACCAAGGGAACCCAACAATAATCACGACAGAGGATCAAGATACGGGGATACCTGCAAATGAAACCACCCATCCAAGACCTCCAATATTGGGGTCCACCGACTAGAAATCACGAGACCAACACTGGTACCTAACAGATCGATTGAAGTATTCAAACTTCATACGCATAACGAACAATCACGAATCGACAATCACGAAAGGACAACCACGAACCCACAAATCGACACCCACGCACCCACGAATCAAAACCCACAACCACGAAACCCACAACCTCGAAATCTACAACCACGAACCTAAACAACGACAATACCTTAAGTCAAGAGCAGAAGGAAGGCGATGGAGCAAGAGAAAACCGAACCCGCCGGCGGCGGAGAAAGGAAGCGAAACCGCCGGCAGCCGCGAACCTCCGATAAATCGGAAAGACCCACATAATACTAATTGCATGACGCCTGTAGATCTACGCTGGAAAAGCGATGAGGAAAGATCCGGCAGAACCATCTCGCCAACTCAACCTTAATACATTCGAATTGAAACACCTAAAACGAATGAAGATAGCGAAATAAAACGAAGGGAGAACAGTGAATAGAAAAAACGAAGGATGAGGGAGGTCCTCCGGACCGCCGACGAAAACTGACGGCAGGAGGAGGAGAAAAACGGATGGCATCGACTAGATTTAGTTTAGGGTTTTATTTCTttgttgagagagagagagaggatacTGTAATATCGAATGCTCCGTATTTTAGTTTTTTTATCTCTCATTTTATCTTACATTCATACATTATAGCCTTATAAGTATAAATGAATTTTACAATGAgacccggggggggggggggggggtggggggtGGGGGGTGTAATATAAATTTATACATGCTCTCCCAAATACGACAGATGCGGAGGAAGCCGAAAGTGGCTAAAAAGTCGGAGGAAGAAATTGGGCAATTGTATACACGAGGGTACATTAGTCTTCTGGGAAATGGCTACAACTATATTTTATAACGTTGTAAAATACTTTAAATTTAATGATGCTGAAATActtattatgtatatatactagTTTTGTGAGCCTGTGCGTTGCACGACATTTATATAAATTAGTAGTCGATAACgttaatattgatacttataaaatgtataatacaattacgataaaaaaatcatttattactAACAACATTTATATCaaaaacattagtattgaatattaacacatatactatgAGTCCGTccttttaacttcaattgacaaataatCTATAACACACCTATCATGGGCCCTTAAAAAGTTGTTTTAACACCGATCGTTATGAATAATATTTTATGTACGTTTCTAATTGTATATATTTATAGTACAAACTAATTTCATTATGTCATAATTTCAAACTAAGCAGAACAgacatacatttaaatatatataaggatTATGAAATAACCTTTTTAACTTCAGTTGACAACATGAGCCCGtgcattaatattaaattaatcgtttcaaacaatattatttattattatttaaaatccatAATGCTAGCAAATAGAATAAAAAACACAATCCCGAAACTCATCGGGTTGGAACAAAGTGCTTTTAGTAAAGGTAGATCAATTTTAGACGGCGTTCTTATCCTTAATGAGACGGTAGAAGATttgaaaaagagaaaacaaaaaagCTTTATATTCAAAATTGATTTTGAGAAAGCTTTTGATAGCATTAATTGGAACTATTTGTTTGACATAATGAGACTTATGGGTTTTGGGGAAAAATGGAGGAAATGGATTAGTTCGTGTTTTAAGTCGGCTTCCGTCTCGAACTAGTTAATGGGTCTCCCACTCCGGAATTCTCACTAGAAAAGGGGATTTGACAAGGTGATCCCTTGTCCCCTTTTCTATTTCTAATTGCCGGAGAGGGTTTAAACTATCTTGCTAAGGCCGCTTGTGATTGGGGTTATCTAAAAGGGGTAGAGATCGGTTCGGACAAGGTTATACTATCTCATTTACAATATGCAGACGACACGATTTTCATTGGAAAGTGGGGTAAAAGGAATATGCGAAATGTAATTAAAATTCTTGAATGTTTCGAAAAGGCTTCAGGATTAAAAGTGAATCGATCTAAAAGCGTAATTTATGGTGTCGGGGCCGCTCAAAATGAAACGAATGAGATGGCCTTAGACATAGGTTGTGTGGGTGGGTCCTTACCTATTACCTACCTAGGCTTACCGGTGGGCCTAAAAATGAATAAAATGAATGATTGGAAACCAATAGTTGAGAAATTCAATAAAAGATTCACGGGTTGGAAGACAAGGGCAATGTCATTCGGGGGAAGGTTAATTTTAATCAAGTCGGTTCTCTCAAGTCTACTGTTGTATTACTTCTCACTCTTTCGAACTCCTACGTGCGTCATCAACCTTCTCGAGATTCTTCACCGTaagttcttttggggcgggtcgggagaaaataataacaaaaaaatgTCATGGGTAAAATGGGAGGACATTCTTGTCCCTTATGAGTCGGGGGGTCTAAACATAGGGTCCTTAAAAGCAAAAAATCTAGCCTTACTTtcaaaatggtggtggcgttttcgaGTCAAAAAGGATGCTTTTTGGGTCAAAATAAATAAAAGCATATATGATCGGGAAGGGGGGTTGTGTACATCTTCTACAAGTCGTTCGTGTTCTATATGGTACTACATCATTGGGATTGGTTCTAGCCTTTCAAAAATTGGGCTATCGTTTAATCTATCTTTTATACGAGATTTTGGTGATTGCATGGAAACACTTTTTTGGAAAGATCTTTGGATAGGTAACCACAGGTTCAAGGattttgtcataccccgtccaaattttcttgaacgaatacaataacatctggtcccattgcgaggtactgacctaaatatgccttgaacgactccaagtaatatatttagaatgagcaaatgcacagcggaagacttaattcgtacctgagaataaacatgcttaaaagtgtcaaccaaaaaggttggtgagttcataggtttatcataacaatcatttcattatattaatagaccacaagatttccgtttataaatatatgtacactcgcaagtgtataaaagtattctataagttgtaggcacctggtaacaagccttaacgttcatgttttaccctatgaagtacaccagatcaggtgtgtttaaaataatctcgaagtactaaagcatcccttagttgggatggggtttgtcaggcccaatagatctatctttaggattcgcgcctaccgtacatagacaagtagtttaatgttaccaagctaagggtatatctcTGGTTTAaatccacgtagaattagttttagtacttgtgcctatttcataaaacatttataaaaacagcgcatgtattctcagtcccaaaaatatatataaaagggagcaaatgaaactcaccttagggtTAGCACAACAAAATACACAAATAATAGTGTAAACGAGTGACCCGAAGTACTCAACCTAGAGCGAGAAGGGAGATCCGAAATGAGTATGCCCTAAATTATTTTGAATAAATTAATAACAAGACAAACTAAAAAAAATGATGTTAATTTTTATTCTCTCAATAGTTTAAGTCCACtactaaaataatataagtttacgATTTTATATATAGCTATATATTTCCTTAACTAATCGGTTAAGAACCTGTTTCGGATTTACCATATTTGTTGATCTAcactttaaaatttttataaagtaTAGAGACATAACACGTACTTATATTACTCTAATATGTTATGATTGTAACATGCTTGATACGACGAAAAAAAATGTAAATTTATTTGATGTACATCCAATCCTTGTTTTATTTACATTAAACACATGATAATAGACGTGATTTTTTTTAAATCAACCATTAGCATCATCCATTTAACAAAATGTTTAATAAATTTCATCTCACTATCTTTAGTTAACCAACACATTTGTACGTAAACCCAACTGTATTTAGGGACTAAACTGGAAATAATGTCTTCTCATATTTTATTAGGTAAACTTATACATAGTCAAGGTACTTAAATTGAAAATCGAATCTTCATCTTCATTTAACGAAATGCAACAGGAACTTTGGTTTCTGTTTATTTTATTACTTTttcataaatttaattataataatattgatcaaTTAAGTCTAATCTTAATAGATAATTAATAAAAGATTTAGGTCCAATCCTATATGTAGTGATTCGTTTAAAACATTATGAAATAATTACCGTAAGTTACGCAACAGTTAGTTTCGATTATACGTTCTCGACAAGTTTCgatcataaaaaaaatattactaataagatagtCTAATAACATATTAAGAATCGATATTGGTTATGATGTACCTTCGAAATGGAACCCGGATAGCATTGTAAATTTTGATCGGAAAAAGCTCTGTTAAGTTATCCATTGTAATCCTCAAGCACGTATATGATTTATTTCCCTTTATAATTTCTGGATTTCTTTTCTTTTGTGACTTGGTTTAAATGAGGGTTTGTGTAAAAAGAGTTTTGAAATACGGGAGTAAAAACATGGTGGCGTGTGGTGGTTGCATTTGTTAAcagcaaaaaataataataatgatgatcgaCTAAATGAGGGTGGTGGTGTTTGAGGAATACTCGAATGTTGCAGCAACGCATAACTTCGAATAAAAGGTGAATGTGTTGGGTTCGATGGAGCTGTATACATGCAGGTTGTTGgtctagagacccgtcctaatccatccggacgaagtccatatcgattacaaacgattcacaacagttgattacatcgcgaggtaattgacctctatatgataaattttacaaatattgcattcgtttttaaaagacaaactttcgttacatcgacagttgacaggcatgtaaagcatttcataatatatccaaatataattgacttaataataatcttgatgaactcaatgactcgaatgcaacatcttttgaaatatgtcatgaatgactccaagtaatatctctaatatgagcaaatgcacagcggaagatttctttcgtacctgagaataaacatgctttaaagtgtcaaccaaaagattggtgagttcattagtttatcataaagaatcatttcataattttaatagaccacaagatttcatacttccatttctcataatcatacgtcccatgcatagagacaaaaatatcatt is from Rutidosis leptorrhynchoides isolate AG116_Rl617_1_P2 chromosome 10, CSIRO_AGI_Rlap_v1, whole genome shotgun sequence and encodes:
- the LOC139872927 gene encoding uncharacterized protein, coding for MEDDDSGGRSRRYDYGGETNGITLGGILSIKQTPPYRIHDRTLLDLIRDDPNYGKKSNNTWKMLRQKLRLRRAGTACTAAVPTLASHVHVTGDSNRTETRNSTAEVNSVVNTNLSPWWLNSPPVSESNVNTGNVMNNQTEIVRTESPVEEIEPILTEEARSRGGGGGESNERPASARMSLMSLLEFDGSSFLVNDEEEVDDVTVEDGGTGGGVGGGDNKYNNCCVCMVRHKGAAFIPCGHTFCRLCSRELFVKRASCPLCNHFIVEILDIF